The following proteins are co-located in the Solea senegalensis isolate Sse05_10M linkage group LG12, IFAPA_SoseM_1, whole genome shotgun sequence genome:
- the LOC122778175 gene encoding eukaryotic translation initiation factor 4E-1A-like, with the protein MATALVVSTSLPVNPEKEKCATSIQKVVNPEAYIKHPLQNKWALWFFKNDKSKTWQANLRLISKFDTVEDFWALYNHIQLSSNLMSGCDYSLFKDGIEPMWEDERNRRGGRWLITLSKQQRRADLDRFWLETLLCLVGEAFDDHSDDVCGAVINVRAKGDKIAIWTTDFENKEAITHIGRVYKERLGVPQKVIIGYQSHADTATKSGSTTKNKFVA; encoded by the exons ATGGCGACGGCTCTTGTG GTGTCAACTTCTCTTCCTGTCAATCCTGAGAAGGAAAAATGTGCAACATCCATTCAAAAGGTTGTGAATCCTGAAGCTTACATCAAGCACCCACTACAAAACAA GTGGGCTCTTTGGTTTTTCAAGAACGATAAAAGCAAAACATGGCAGGCCAACCTTCGTCTCATCTCAAAATTTGACACGGTGGAAGACTTCTGGGC GTTATACAACCATATTCAGCTATCAAGTAACCTGATGTCTGGCTGTGACTACTCACTGTTTAAG GATGGAATCGAGCCCATGTGGGAAGACGAGCGGAACCGACGAGGCGGCCGCTGGCTGATAACGCTGTCCAAACAGCAGCGCAGAGCAGACCTGGACCGGTTCTGGTTGGAGACG CTTTTGTGTCTCGTGGGCGAAGCATTTGACGACCACAGCGACGACGTGTGCGGCGCCGTCATCAACGTGCGAGCCAAAGGAGATAAAATAGCAATATGGACCACAGACTTCGAGAACAAAGAGGCCATTACGCACATAGG GCGTGTGTATAAGGAGAGATTAGGTGTTCCGCAGAAGGTGATCATCGGATACCAGTCACACGCCGACACGGCCACAAAGAGCGGCTCCACAACCAAGAACAAGTTTGTTGCCTGA
- the LOC122778002 gene encoding alcohol dehydrogenase class-3, whose protein sequence is METAGKVIKCKAAVAWEPGKPLSIEEVEVAPPHANEVRIKLFATGVCHTDAYTLSGSDPEGLFPVILGHEGAGTVESVGEGVTKFKPGDTVIPLYVPQCGECKFCKNPKTNLCQKIRVTQGQGLLPDKTSRFTCKGKQVFHFMGTSTFSEYTVVADISLAKVSESAPLDKVCLLGCGISTGYGAALNTAKVEPGSTCAVFGLGAVGLAVIMGCKVAGATRIIGVDINPSKFEKAKEFGATEFVNPKDHSKPIQEVLVEMTDGGVDYSFECIGNVQIMRAALEACHKGWGESVIIGVAGAGQEISTRPFQLVTGRVWRGTAFGGWKSVESVPKLVDDYMNKKLKVDEFVTHTLPFEQINEGFDLMHAGKSIRTVLTF, encoded by the exons ATGGAGACAGCTGGAAAA GTGATCAAGTGCAAGGCTGCTGTTGCCTGGGAACCCGGGAAGCCTCTTTCCATTGAAGAGGTGGAGGTTGCACCACCTCATGCCAATGAAGTCCGTATCAAG CTTTTTGCCACTGGAGTGTGTCACACAGATGCCTACACTCTGAGTGGCAGTGACCCTGAGGGACTTTTTCCTGTCATCTTGGGCCATGAAGGTGCTGGGACTGTTGAGAGTGTTGGTGAGGGTGTCACCAAATTCAAGCCAG GTGATACTGTGATTCCCTTGTATGTGCCACAGTGTGGCGAATGCAAATTCTGCAAAAATCCCAAGACCAACCTTTGCCAGAAAATAAG GGTGACCCAGGGCCAGGGTTTGCTCCCTGACAAGACCTCACGCTTCACTTGCAAGGGAAAGCAAGTGTTTCACTTCATGGGCACCAGCACCTTCTCCGAGTACACCGTGGTGGCCGATATCTCTCTGGCCAAGGTGAGCGAGAGCGCACCACTGGACAAAGTGTGCCTTCTTGGATGTGGCATTTCTACAGGGTACGGTGCTGCGCTTAACACTGCCAAG gttgAGCCTGGTTCCACGTGTGCCGTGTTTGGCCTTGGAGCCGTCGGCTTGGCCGTTATAATGGGCTGCAAGGTTGCTGGGGCAACCAGGATCATTGGCGTGGACATCAATCCTTCCAAGTTTGAGAAAGCAAAGGAGTTTGGTGCCACCGAGTTTGTGAACCCCAAAGACCACAGCAAGCCCATCCAGGAGGTTCTGGTGGAGATGACTGACGGAGGCGTGGACTATTCCTTTGAGTGCATTGGAAATGTGCAAATTATG AGAGCCGCTCTGGAGGCGTGCCACAAAGGATGGGGTGAAAGTGTCATCATTGGTGTAGCCGGAGCTGGACAAGAGATCTCGACCAGACCATTCCAGCTGGTGACGGGCCGAGTGTGGAGGGGGACAGCCTTTGGTG GCTGGAAGAGTGTGGAGAGTGTTCCCAAACTGGTGGACGACTACATGAACAAGAAGCTGAAGGTGGATGAGTTTGTTACCCACACTTTGCCCTTTGAGCAAATCAATGAGGGATTTGACCTCATGCATGCAGGAAAGAG TATCCGCACAGTGCTGACCTTTTGA
- the gar1 gene encoding H/ACA ribonucleoprotein complex subunit 1, with translation MSYRGGGGRGGGGRGGGFNRGGGGFNRGGGGFGRGGGRGGFRQQDYGPPEYVVALGEFMHPCEDEIVCKCTTEESKVPYFNAPVYLENKEQIGKVDEIFGQLRDFYFSVKLSDNMKASSFKKLQKFYIDPMKLLPLQRFLPRPPGEKGPPRGRGGGRGGGRGGGFRGGRGGGGRGGGFGGGGRGFRGGR, from the exons ATGTCttacagaggaggtggaggacgaGGTGGCGGCGGCAGAGGTGGAGGTTTTAACCGAGGCGGAGGAGGCTTTAACCGAGGCGGTGGAGGATTTGGACGTGGTGGTGGAAGAGGGGGCTTCAGACAGCAAGACTACGGTCCTCCAGAATATGTCGTCG CACTGGGGGAGTTCATGCATCCATGTGAAGATGAAATTGTGTGCAAATGTACAACAGAAGAAAGCAAAGTTCCCTACTTCAATGCCCCTGTGTACTTGGAAAACAAGGAGCAAATTGGGAAGGTGGACGAGATATTTGGCCAGCTCCGGGACTTT tatttttcagtcaaactttCTGACAATATGAAGGCGTCGTCATTCAAGAAACTACAGAAG ttttacatagaTCCAATGAAGCTGCTCCCACTGCAGAGATTCCTCCCTAGGCCTCCAGGAGAGAAGGGGCCACCAAGAGGccgaggtggaggaagaggtggTGGTCGTGGAG gtgGATTTCGAGGTGGCAGAGGTGGCGGCGGCCGTGGTGGAGGATTTGGAGGTGGTGGACGTGGATTCAGag GTGGGAGATGA
- the LOC122778852 gene encoding alcohol dehydrogenase class-3-like, which translates to MSTKGHVIKCKAAIAWEHGKPLVIEDVEVAPPQAHEVRVKIVATGVCHTDWEYLHGRGKGMKFRKFPLVLGHEASGEVESVGAGVTKFSPGDKVIPLFLPQCGECERCKSTKTNQCRKNWANTQMGVLADGTSRISYQGQQVYQFIGVGSFSQYTVVPDTSLAKIRSDAPLDKVCLLGCGVSTGYGAALNTGKVEENSTCAVFGLGAVGLAAVMGCHAAGAKRIIGVDINPDKFAKAVAFGATDCVNPKDHCKPIQEVLMEMTGGGVDYALECVGQPAVMSSAFESTSDACGTCVIAGWTETEGLTLQIEKLLLGRTLKGTYFGGWKSAHDVPKLVDAYMNQKLKLDEFITHTLPLDRVNSAFDFISRGESIRTVIGLWSRSEGPTEFRAPVAPVDDVNEFSTTGECEGSK; encoded by the exons ATGTCAACGAAAGGTCAC GTGATCAAGTGCAAGGCAGCTATCGCATGGGAACATGGCAAACCTCTGGTCATTGAAGATGTCGAGGTGGCTCCACCTCAGGCCCACGAAGTCCGAGTCAAG ATTGTTGCCACAGGCGTGTGCCACACAGACTGGGAATACTTGCATGGAAGAGGGAAAGGGATGAAGTTCAGAAAGTTCCCGCTGGTTCTAGGCCATGAAGCCTCCGGAGAAGTGGAGAGCGTTGGTGCGGGGGTCACCAAATTCTCACCAG GTGATAAAGTTATTCctctttttctgcctcagtgtgGGGAGTGTGAGCGATGTAAGAGcaccaaaacaaatcagtgcagGAAAAACTG GGCAAACACTCAGATGGGTGTTTTGGCCGATGGCACGAGCAGGATTTCTTATCAGGGACAGCAAGTGTACCAGTTCATCGGTGTGGGTTCTTTCTCCCAGTACACGGTGGTTCCTGACACGTCGCTTGCAAAGATAAGAAGCGACGCGCCGCTGGACAAAGTGTGTCTGCTCGGCTGTGGCGTCTCCACTGGTTATGGTGCCGCTCTCAATACAGGCAAG GTTGAGGAAAATTCCACGTGTGCCGTGTTTGGGCTCGGAGCAGTTGGACTGGCAGCCGTCATGGGCTGCCATGCTGCCGGGGCAAAAAGGATCATCGGTGTCGACATCAACCCGGACAAGTTTGCTAAAGCCGTAGCATTTGGAGCCACAGACTGTGTCAACCCCAAAGATCACTGCAAGCCCATCCAGGAGGTGTTGATGGAGATGACAGGCGGAGGGGTGGACTACGCTCTGGAGTGTGTTGGACAGCCAGCTGTCATG AGTTCTGCGTTTGAGTCTACAAGCGACGCCTGCGGCACCTGCGTGATTGCTGGGTGGACGGAGACGGAGGGTTTGACGCTTCAGATTGAAAAGCTCCTGCTGGGACGCACCCTGAAGGGGACTTACTTTGGAG GTTGGAAAAGCGCGCACGACGTTCCCAAACTAGTGGACGCCTACATGAACCAGAAGCTGAAGCTGGACGagttcatcacacacactctcccactgGATCGAGTCAACTCGGCCTTTGACTTTATAAGTCGTGGGGAGAG CATTCGCACCGTCATCGGTCTGTGGTCCAGATCCGAAGGACCCACTGAATTCAGAGCCCCCGTGGCCCCAGTGGACGATGTGAATGAGTTTTCGACTACTGGAGAGTGCGAGGGCTCAAAGTGA